One window from the genome of Lysobacter helvus encodes:
- a CDS encoding SDR family oxidoreductase yields MSYFVTGATGFLGRYLVSALLKRKGPIHVLVRKDSRKKLDAIATKMGWDMKRIFVVEGDMTAPRCGVSAAQVKALNGKIKHFFHLAAIYDLTADAASQRAANVDGTQHALDFAAAIGAGIFHHTSSIAAAGMYPGVFREDMFAEAEGLDDPYLRTKHDSEGLVREEKRIKWRIYRPGMVVGHSKTGEMDKIDGPYYFFSFIKKLREMLPQWMPTLGIEGGRINIVPVDFVVDAMDHIAHKPKLDGHTFHLTDPEPMRVGEVLNTFARAGHAPEMTLRIDARMFAFVPSGIRSAVGNLPPVRRFIGMLLRDFKIPKSTLKFITYPTRFDNRETERALKGSGISVPALDTYAWRLWDYWERHLDPDLFIDRSLKGKVRGKVVLITGGSSGIGLSTAQRVAEAGAITIIVARGETELHKARDDMKSRGGKVFAYTADLADMADCDRLVKTVLEEHGHVDVLINNAGRSIRRSIELSYDRFHDFERTMQLNYFGSLRLIMGFLPTMTHRRKGHIINISSIGVLANSPRFSAYVASKAALDAWSRCAQGELSGRGIAFTTINMPLVKTPMIAPTKMYDSVPTLTPEEAADLLVKAIIERPSRIATRLGIFASVINALAPKAYEVVMNTAFELFPDSAAAKGDKKALRGETAPSNEQIAFASLMRGVHW; encoded by the coding sequence ATGAGCTACTTCGTCACCGGCGCCACCGGCTTCCTCGGTCGCTACCTGGTCAGTGCGCTGCTCAAGCGCAAGGGCCCCATCCACGTGCTGGTGCGCAAGGATTCGCGCAAGAAGCTCGATGCCATCGCCACCAAGATGGGCTGGGACATGAAGCGCATCTTCGTCGTCGAAGGCGACATGACCGCGCCCAGGTGCGGCGTGTCGGCCGCGCAGGTGAAAGCGCTCAACGGCAAGATCAAACACTTCTTCCACCTGGCCGCCATCTACGACCTCACGGCCGACGCCGCGTCGCAGCGCGCCGCCAACGTGGATGGCACGCAACATGCGTTGGACTTCGCGGCCGCCATCGGCGCGGGCATCTTCCACCACACCTCGTCGATCGCGGCGGCCGGCATGTACCCGGGCGTGTTCCGCGAAGACATGTTCGCCGAGGCCGAAGGCCTGGACGATCCGTACCTGCGCACCAAGCACGACTCGGAAGGCCTGGTGCGCGAAGAGAAGCGCATCAAGTGGCGCATCTATCGCCCGGGCATGGTGGTCGGTCATTCGAAGACCGGCGAGATGGACAAGATCGACGGCCCGTACTACTTCTTCTCCTTCATCAAGAAGCTGCGCGAGATGCTGCCGCAGTGGATGCCCACGCTCGGCATCGAAGGCGGGCGCATCAACATCGTGCCCGTGGACTTCGTGGTGGATGCGATGGACCACATCGCGCACAAGCCGAAGCTCGACGGCCATACGTTCCATTTGACGGATCCGGAACCGATGCGCGTCGGCGAGGTGCTCAACACCTTCGCGCGCGCCGGCCACGCGCCGGAAATGACGCTGCGCATCGACGCGCGCATGTTCGCCTTCGTGCCCAGCGGCATCCGCAGCGCCGTGGGCAACCTGCCGCCGGTGCGGCGCTTCATCGGCATGCTGCTGCGCGACTTCAAGATCCCGAAGTCCACGCTCAAGTTCATCACCTATCCCACGCGCTTCGACAACCGCGAGACCGAGCGCGCGTTGAAGGGCAGCGGCATCTCGGTGCCGGCGCTCGACACGTACGCGTGGCGCCTGTGGGATTACTGGGAACGGCACCTGGATCCCGATCTCTTCATCGATCGCTCGCTGAAGGGCAAGGTGCGCGGCAAGGTCGTGCTGATCACCGGCGGGTCGTCGGGCATCGGTTTGTCGACGGCGCAACGCGTGGCCGAAGCCGGCGCGATCACCATCATCGTGGCGCGCGGCGAAACCGAACTGCACAAGGCGCGCGACGACATGAAGTCCCGCGGCGGCAAGGTGTTCGCCTACACGGCGGACCTGGCCGACATGGCCGACTGCGACCGCCTGGTCAAGACGGTGCTGGAGGAGCATGGGCACGTCGATGTGCTGATCAACAACGCCGGGCGGTCGATCCGCCGGTCGATCGAACTCAGCTACGACCGCTTCCATGATTTCGAGCGCACGATGCAGCTGAACTACTTCGGCAGCCTGCGCCTGATCATGGGCTTCCTGCCGACGATGACGCATCGTCGCAAGGGCCACATCATCAACATCAGCTCGATCGGCGTGCTGGCCAATTCGCCGCGCTTCTCCGCCTACGTTGCGTCGAAGGCGGCGCTGGATGCGTGGTCGCGGTGCGCGCAGGGTGAGTTGTCGGGCCGCGGCATCGCGTTCACCACGATCAACATGCCGCTGGTCAAGACGCCGATGATCGCGCCGACCAAGATGTACGACAGCGTGCCCACGCTGACGCCGGAAGAAGCCGCGGACTTGCTGGTGAAGGCGATCATCGAACGCCCGAGCCGCATCGCCACGCGCCTGGGCATCTTCGCCTCGGTGATCAACGCGCTGGCCCCGAAGGCCTACGAAGTGGTGATGAACACCGCGTTCGAGTTGTTCCCGGATTCGGCGGCGGCCAAGGGGGACAAGAAGGCGCTACGGGGGGAGACGGCGCCGAGCAACGAGCAGATTGCGTTTGCTTCGTTGATGCGGGGGGTGCATTGGTAG
- a CDS encoding XAC0095 family protein, whose product MFNEACEAHDVPPSVYINLVAAHELVVRMRDNVRFVSSLVDAIGEPLEEITIRQEVLAACMSCLVDELEEVAEAVRWSKEACVG is encoded by the coding sequence ATGTTCAATGAAGCCTGCGAAGCACACGACGTGCCGCCGAGTGTCTACATCAACCTGGTTGCCGCGCACGAACTGGTCGTGCGGATGCGCGACAACGTGCGATTCGTGTCGAGTCTTGTCGACGCGATCGGCGAGCCGCTGGAAGAGATCACGATTCGGCAGGAGGTTCTGGCCGCCTGCATGTCCTGCCTGGTCGATGAGCTGGAGGAAGTGGCGGAGGCGGTGCGGTGGTCCAAGGAGGCGTGCGTGGGATGA
- a CDS encoding patatin-like phospholipase family protein encodes MLSLHPARSRPTPASTTPKIGLAVAGGGPIGGMYELGALRAMDEAIEGLDLTRLDCYVGVSSGAFLAAGLANRMGTAEMCRIFITGDSDDVQFRPETFLRPAFFEYMRRASNAPRLAMEWWRDMLFRRGDSRWSDAIARFGGLVPTGLFDSTEIERFLREVFTRRGRSNDFRELAAPLYVIAVELDSGKAVRFGDEGWDDVPISRAVQASAALPGLYAPVEVRGKHFVDGALRRTMHASLLLERGVDLLIGINPLVPFDSGNAVRTPGGIDQRLSEGGLPVVLSQTFRTLLQSRMQVGLARYAQTYPDIDQLVFEPNSDDGELFFTNVFSFAARRRVCELAYRNTMDDLRKRAAELKPVLAAHGLALREEIINDETRSILDGLPKPPRATETTARLRRALDDVEHLIGQR; translated from the coding sequence ATGCTTTCCCTGCACCCTGCCCGTTCAAGGCCGACCCCCGCTTCCACGACGCCGAAGATCGGCCTGGCCGTCGCCGGCGGCGGCCCCATCGGCGGCATGTACGAACTCGGCGCGCTGCGCGCGATGGACGAAGCCATCGAAGGCCTCGACCTCACTCGCCTGGATTGCTACGTGGGCGTGAGCTCCGGCGCGTTCCTCGCCGCGGGCCTGGCCAACCGCATGGGCACGGCGGAGATGTGCCGCATCTTCATCACCGGCGACAGCGACGACGTGCAGTTCCGGCCGGAGACGTTCCTGCGCCCGGCGTTCTTCGAATACATGCGCCGCGCGTCCAACGCGCCGCGCCTGGCGATGGAATGGTGGCGCGACATGCTGTTCCGCCGCGGCGATTCGCGCTGGTCCGACGCGATCGCGCGCTTCGGCGGGCTGGTGCCGACGGGCTTGTTCGACAGCACGGAAATCGAACGCTTCCTGCGCGAAGTGTTCACCCGCCGCGGGCGCAGCAACGATTTCCGCGAACTGGCCGCGCCGCTGTACGTGATTGCGGTGGAGCTGGACAGCGGCAAGGCCGTGCGCTTCGGCGACGAAGGCTGGGACGACGTGCCGATCTCGCGCGCGGTGCAGGCCAGTGCGGCGTTGCCGGGTCTCTATGCGCCAGTGGAAGTACGCGGCAAGCATTTCGTCGATGGCGCGTTGCGCCGCACGATGCATGCGTCGTTGCTGCTCGAGCGCGGCGTGGATTTGCTGATCGGCATCAATCCGCTGGTGCCGTTCGATTCCGGCAACGCGGTGCGCACGCCGGGCGGCATCGACCAGCGTTTGTCGGAAGGCGGCCTGCCGGTGGTGCTGTCGCAGACGTTCCGCACGCTGTTGCAATCGCGCATGCAGGTGGGCCTGGCGCGTTACGCGCAGACGTACCCGGACATCGACCAGCTGGTGTTCGAGCCCAACAGCGACGACGGCGAGTTGTTCTTCACGAATGTCTTCAGCTTCGCGGCGCGCCGGCGCGTGTGCGAGCTGGCGTACCGCAACACGATGGACGACCTGCGCAAGCGTGCGGCGGAACTGAAGCCGGTGCTGGCGGCGCACGGGTTGGCGTTGCGCGAGGAGATCATCAACGACGAAACGCGGTCGATCCTCGATGGTTTGCCGAAGCCGCCGAGGGCGACGGAAACCACCGCGCGGTTGCGCCGGGCGCTGGATGATGTCGAGCACTTGATCGGGCAGCGTTGA
- a CDS encoding FFLEELY motif protein, translated as MSAPQTPLLRRLACHQALHDPAREPRNRLRWLPELRRWQAARLERSFAGYLADPEVAPAAHFFLTDVYGDHDFSRRDADIARVIPTMQRVLPASLLATVSDGIALGALTHAFDLRMAEALHSLFPDGRRLDDKRYAQAYRRVGLPRLRDKQIALIEQVGHGLAAALRLPGVGMLLRISRGPAHAAGFGELQAFLERGVAAFRELGDADAFLDDIALRERALAARLFEGVADPFAV; from the coding sequence ATGTCCGCCCCGCAAACCCCGCTGCTGCGCCGGCTGGCCTGCCACCAGGCCCTGCACGACCCGGCCCGCGAACCCCGCAACCGCCTGCGCTGGCTGCCGGAACTGCGCCGCTGGCAGGCCGCGCGGCTCGAACGCAGCTTCGCCGGTTACCTGGCCGATCCCGAAGTCGCCCCGGCCGCGCACTTCTTCCTCACCGATGTCTACGGCGACCACGACTTCAGCCGCCGCGACGCCGACATCGCCCGCGTCATCCCGACCATGCAGCGCGTGCTGCCGGCCTCCCTGCTGGCGACGGTGAGCGACGGCATCGCGCTCGGGGCGCTGACGCATGCCTTCGACCTGCGCATGGCCGAAGCGCTGCATTCGCTGTTCCCCGACGGGCGCCGCCTGGACGACAAGCGCTACGCGCAGGCGTATCGGCGCGTCGGATTGCCGCGCCTGCGCGACAAGCAGATCGCCCTGATCGAACAGGTCGGCCACGGCCTGGCCGCGGCGCTGCGCTTGCCGGGCGTGGGGATGCTGTTGCGGATCTCGCGCGGGCCGGCGCATGCGGCCGGCTTCGGCGAGCTGCAGGCGTTCCTCGAACGGGGCGTGGCGGCGTTCCGCGAACTCGGGGACGCCGATGCGTTCCTGGACGACATCGCGCTGCGCGAACGGGCGCTGGCGGCCCGTCTATTCGAGGGCGTGGCCGACCCGTTCGCGGTCTGA
- a CDS encoding cytoplasmic protein encodes MPAASPDVIAAHKHSANHRSEVEASALCGCFYCESVFDPREIEFWVGWPDGTPDDFELSTGNSALCPRCGIDSVIGSASGYPIDAAFLSAMHAYWFV; translated from the coding sequence ATGCCCGCTGCCTCGCCCGACGTCATCGCCGCCCACAAGCATTCCGCCAACCACCGGAGCGAGGTGGAAGCGAGTGCGTTGTGTGGTTGCTTCTACTGCGAGTCGGTATTCGATCCGCGCGAGATCGAGTTCTGGGTTGGGTGGCCGGACGGGACGCCCGATGACTTCGAGTTGAGCACTGGCAACAGTGCGCTCTGCCCAAGGTGCGGCATTGATTCCGTCATCGGGTCCGCTTCCGGCTATCCGATCGATGCTGCGTTTTTGTCGGCAATGCACGCCTATTGGTTCGTATAA
- a CDS encoding DUF4062 domain-containing protein yields the protein MKVFISSLITGLEAERAAVKQAVELLRHEAVMAENFGSQAKSPQIACLTGLRQADLVVLILDTRYGAKQGSGLSATHEEYREARGRKPILTFIKQGEAEPDQVALISEAGSWESGLFRESFSSPEQLRDLVTRALHEYTLSHATGPLDPNAMARRAQELLPGSEHGRQSGVALQLSIAAGPETTILRPAELESAALAEAMQERALFGSAAVFDRRIGTDSRVQSTALSIYQQRSHESLAEVRVWGTGDIRLILPARGEGSSSGFSFVIEEEVASKLANAIGYAAWLLGHIDPTDRITHVTLAAALVGEGAMGWRTRDEHAASPNSGSFGAFGREREREAPVMLSPQHRVRAALSMDAVRIVEDLVVLLRRRWKDMDRGW from the coding sequence ATGAAGGTTTTTATCAGTTCCCTGATTACCGGTTTGGAAGCCGAGCGCGCCGCAGTCAAACAAGCCGTTGAGTTGCTTCGCCACGAAGCGGTTATGGCTGAGAATTTCGGTTCCCAGGCAAAATCACCACAGATTGCTTGCCTGACGGGGTTGCGCCAAGCCGATTTGGTTGTGCTCATTCTCGACACGCGATACGGCGCCAAGCAGGGCTCTGGCCTGTCGGCTACTCATGAGGAGTATCGCGAGGCTCGTGGTCGGAAGCCGATTCTCACCTTCATCAAGCAAGGCGAGGCAGAGCCCGATCAAGTGGCGCTTATCTCCGAGGCGGGGTCGTGGGAGAGCGGATTGTTTCGAGAATCCTTCTCATCCCCCGAACAACTTCGTGACCTCGTCACGCGCGCGCTCCACGAATACACGCTCTCGCACGCAACGGGGCCACTCGATCCAAACGCAATGGCGCGTCGCGCGCAAGAGTTGCTACCTGGCAGCGAACATGGGCGACAGTCTGGAGTTGCACTGCAGTTGAGCATTGCCGCGGGGCCGGAGACAACGATCCTTAGACCCGCTGAACTTGAATCGGCGGCACTAGCGGAAGCAATGCAGGAACGAGCGCTGTTCGGCAGCGCAGCGGTGTTCGATCGCCGTATCGGAACGGATAGTCGAGTTCAGTCGACGGCGCTGTCGATTTACCAGCAACGGAGCCATGAGTCGCTCGCAGAAGTGCGCGTGTGGGGCACGGGAGATATCCGCCTCATTCTGCCGGCGAGGGGAGAGGGCAGCAGCTCTGGGTTCTCCTTCGTAATCGAAGAGGAAGTTGCATCGAAACTTGCTAATGCAATCGGCTACGCCGCATGGTTGCTCGGCCATATCGATCCAACTGACCGGATCACGCATGTAACGCTTGCAGCGGCGCTGGTGGGTGAGGGCGCGATGGGCTGGCGAACGCGTGATGAGCATGCCGCCAGTCCGAATTCTGGATCGTTCGGTGCATTCGGGCGCGAGCGAGAACGGGAAGCCCCCGTCATGCTTTCGCCGCAGCATCGCGTGCGCGCTGCGCTGTCGATGGACGCAGTGCGGATCGTTGAAGACTTGGTGGTGTTGCTGCGACGCCGCTGGAAAGACATGGATCGCGGCTGGTAA
- a CDS encoding acyl-CoA-binding protein: MSDLKARFDQAAKDIQSLAERPDNDTLLRLYALYKQGSEGDVSGPKPGFFDFVGTAKYEAWAKLSGTSQDDAMQKYVDLVKNLTA; this comes from the coding sequence ATGTCCGATCTGAAAGCCCGCTTCGACCAGGCCGCGAAAGACATCCAGTCCCTGGCCGAGCGCCCGGACAACGACACCCTGCTGCGCCTGTACGCGCTCTACAAGCAGGGCTCGGAAGGCGACGTCAGCGGCCCCAAGCCCGGCTTCTTCGACTTCGTGGGCACGGCCAAGTACGAGGCCTGGGCCAAGTTGAGCGGCACCTCGCAGGACGACGCGATGCAGAAGTACGTCGACCTGGTGAAGAATCTCACCGCCTGA
- a CDS encoding restriction endonuclease, producing the protein MFEAPTLLLALVVAIALGTLGTLYFWTIRRRQDEAETGVRALSAMRWREFSHFVLDAMRHRGYDVLTFEDEADRGQQTEFLLMRDNERTLLSAKHGSAYRLTQQTVAEFVAAMKFQGARHGLLVTGGNVDPDARKPAQQNSIELIDGGKLWPEIRPLLPASLTDEVRGEAAHRARRQVTLAWMGALVAGLAVAVFYGNSRTHESVAEATPLAATPASVMEAPAVSAAAVATASPIGVTLPEDNVASTPAEEERQRVEVARIVSTLPGIERAEWTTKSTLMVHVDETSTERFDEVCTVLTRFANLRTSRVHLQPPEGSTQQVRFKQCATF; encoded by the coding sequence ATGTTCGAAGCGCCCACGCTCCTGCTCGCCCTGGTCGTCGCCATCGCGCTGGGCACCCTCGGCACCCTCTATTTCTGGACCATCCGCCGTCGCCAGGACGAAGCGGAGACCGGCGTGCGCGCGTTGTCGGCGATGCGCTGGCGCGAGTTCTCGCACTTCGTGCTCGACGCGATGCGCCACCGCGGCTACGACGTGCTCACCTTCGAAGATGAAGCCGACCGCGGCCAGCAGACCGAATTCCTGCTGATGCGCGACAACGAACGCACGCTGCTCAGCGCCAAGCACGGCTCGGCGTATCGCCTCACGCAGCAGACGGTGGCGGAGTTCGTAGCCGCCATGAAATTCCAGGGCGCGCGCCACGGCCTGCTGGTCACCGGCGGCAACGTCGACCCGGACGCGCGCAAGCCTGCGCAGCAGAACTCCATCGAACTGATCGACGGCGGCAAGCTGTGGCCGGAAATCCGCCCGCTGCTGCCCGCCTCGCTGACCGACGAAGTGCGTGGCGAAGCCGCGCATCGCGCGCGCCGGCAGGTCACGCTGGCGTGGATGGGCGCGCTGGTCGCGGGTTTGGCGGTCGCCGTGTTCTACGGCAACTCGCGCACGCATGAATCCGTGGCGGAAGCGACGCCGCTCGCCGCAACGCCCGCGTCGGTGATGGAAGCCCCAGCAGTGTCCGCGGCAGCCGTCGCCACGGCCTCCCCGATCGGCGTGACGCTGCCGGAAGACAACGTCGCATCCACGCCCGCGGAAGAAGAGCGCCAGCGCGTGGAAGTCGCGCGCATCGTCTCGACGCTGCCCGGCATCGAGCGCGCGGAATGGACGACCAAGTCCACGCTGATGGTGCACGTGGACGAGACGAGCACGGAGCGCTTCGACGAGGTGTGCACGGTGCTGACGCGGTTCGCGAATTTGCGGACGTCGCGCGTGCATTTGCAGCCGCCGGAAGGTAGTACGCAGCAGGTCAGGTTCAAGCAATGCGCGACGTTCTGA
- a CDS encoding TetR/AcrR family transcriptional regulator: protein MARQTRQRILDASLAMFNAQGEPNVTTNHIADELEISPGNLYYHFRNKDDIIEHLFGRYEERIDAALSAPEGRLPGLEDIWLQLHLVFECIWDYRFLYRDLANILSRNRRLRIRFARILRRADEQAHAVMRGLSQAGVMRASADELDAAATNVLVIATFWLNYASARGDKDEQQSIRAGIVQVMMLLAPFLRDAERVHLNGLIQAYRD, encoded by the coding sequence ATGGCGCGGCAGACCCGACAGCGCATCCTCGATGCGTCGCTCGCGATGTTCAACGCGCAGGGCGAACCCAACGTCACCACCAACCACATCGCCGACGAGCTGGAGATCAGCCCCGGCAATTTGTATTACCACTTCCGTAACAAGGACGACATCATCGAGCACCTCTTCGGCCGTTACGAAGAGCGCATCGATGCCGCCCTGAGCGCCCCCGAAGGCCGCCTGCCCGGCCTGGAAGACATCTGGCTGCAGCTGCACCTGGTGTTCGAGTGCATCTGGGATTACCGGTTCCTGTACCGCGACCTCGCGAACATCCTGAGCCGCAACCGCCGCTTGCGGATCCGCTTCGCACGGATCCTGCGCCGCGCGGACGAACAGGCGCATGCAGTGATGCGGGGGTTGTCGCAGGCCGGCGTGATGCGCGCCTCGGCGGACGAACTGGATGCGGCCGCGACGAACGTGCTGGTGATCGCCACGTTCTGGCTCAACTACGCGTCCGCGCGCGGCGACAAGGACGAACAGCAGTCCATCCGCGCCGGCATCGTGCAAGTGATGATGCTGCTGGCCCCGTTCCTGCGAGACGCAGAGCGCGTGCACCTCAACGGCCTGATCCAGGCCTACCGCGACTAA
- a CDS encoding phasin family protein, which produces MAKLKKTARKTSSRTKASDASAQAQAERLSKSLSESAQQIWLAGVGAFGRAQAEGTKLFEGLVKEGLNLEQTARKLAGNRADVVRDAVESRVGQARERAVDTWDRLEKVFEDRVQRALVKLGVPGRDDLASLADRVDRLTAELRRVGGSPAPKARRSTASAAPAKKPAARRATKKATKKPPVA; this is translated from the coding sequence ATGGCCAAGCTCAAGAAGACCGCACGCAAGACGTCGTCGCGCACGAAGGCCAGTGACGCCAGCGCCCAGGCGCAGGCCGAGCGCCTGTCCAAGTCCCTCAGCGAATCGGCCCAGCAGATCTGGCTCGCGGGCGTGGGCGCCTTCGGTCGCGCGCAGGCGGAGGGCACCAAGCTCTTCGAAGGCCTGGTCAAGGAAGGCCTCAACCTGGAACAGACCGCGCGCAAGCTCGCCGGCAACCGCGCCGACGTCGTGCGCGACGCCGTCGAGAGCCGCGTGGGCCAGGCGCGCGAACGCGCCGTGGATACGTGGGATCGCCTCGAGAAGGTGTTCGAGGATCGCGTGCAGCGCGCCCTCGTGAAGCTGGGCGTGCCCGGCCGCGACGACCTGGCCTCGCTCGCCGATCGCGTCGATAGGCTGACGGCTGAGCTGCGTCGCGTCGGTGGTTCGCCGGCGCCGAAGGCCCGTCGCAGCACCGCGTCCGCCGCGCCGGCGAAGAAGCCCGCCGCCAGGCGCGCCACGAAGAAAGCGACGAAGAAGCCGCCCGTCGCGTAA
- a CDS encoding polyhydroxyalkanoic acid system family protein — MSQIDIRHPHALPTAQARKAVQEVADKLDARFGMESRWEGDTLHFSRSGVDGHIALMPKELHVTAKLGFLLSAMKGPIEQEIRRVLGERFA, encoded by the coding sequence ATGTCCCAGATCGATATCCGCCATCCCCACGCACTGCCGACGGCCCAGGCACGCAAGGCCGTGCAGGAAGTCGCGGACAAGCTGGACGCGCGGTTCGGGATGGAAAGCCGCTGGGAAGGCGACACGCTGCATTTCTCGCGCTCGGGCGTGGATGGCCACATCGCACTGATGCCGAAGGAATTGCACGTCACCGCGAAGCTGGGGTTCCTGCTGTCGGCGATGAAGGGCCCGATCGAACAGGAAATCCGCCGCGTGCTGGGCGAACGCTTCGCCTGA
- a CDS encoding SH3 domain-containing protein: MSYRCIALITMAALAACTAATESKVTSATWVYETEEEAAYAGAINRPEPRPIAALDQGETVGVLDDTYGKDYWACRVRTPGGQTGWVLCTSLDYRAED; encoded by the coding sequence ATGAGTTATCGCTGCATTGCCCTGATCACGATGGCCGCGCTTGCTGCTTGCACGGCAGCGACGGAGTCGAAGGTCACGAGCGCGACATGGGTTTACGAGACGGAGGAGGAGGCCGCGTACGCGGGTGCGATCAACCGGCCCGAGCCGCGCCCGATTGCTGCGCTGGACCAGGGCGAAACCGTCGGTGTCCTCGACGACACGTATGGAAAGGACTATTGGGCTTGCCGCGTGCGGACGCCGGGCGGACAAACGGGTTGGGTGCTGTGCACGTCGCTGGACTATCGCGCCGAGGACTGA
- a CDS encoding SIR2 family protein — translation MTFLKDDALTQIAFSVFENKGVYAVLLGSGMSRSADIPTGWEITIDLIRRVAAARDVPPQPDWAQWYRDEVGEEPNYSRLLEALATSPEERRSILHSYIEPTADDREQGRKLPTVAHQAIAKLVAAGYVRVILTTNFDRLMENALREAGVEPTIVSSVDSMSGAEPLTHSQCYLVKLHGDYKDSRILNTDQELEAYPREYDLLLDRVFDEHGLIVCGWSGDWDHALRSAMLRAPSRRYSVFWATRGSISESATQLVEQRRARTFQIIGADEFFVSLQRSVDTLEQTRRKRPESLELLVASAKKYLAKPEFRISLDDLVTGETESLLSSSDAPEFALERPWDEASFRLTVGRYEGLVEPFARVAGVLGRWGDGSELPMMQEAVRALHHSAYQQRNGVVVWAQLRAYPAVLLMTAYGIGLTRAERWRALHTFMTTTLASDRDDAKSIVSELFLWAWDLGQDKVLWQKLEGLENHKTPLSDHLLQVMNSWKSSFVGTVPDFELLYERFESLASLAHFERNSEESLEEAVKGQEHLAWMPVGRSGWHSQNCLKLIREFESEPRELELVSSGFASGSRRKLKLYLINLQRLASRMRW, via the coding sequence ATGACTTTCCTAAAAGATGATGCGCTGACCCAGATTGCCTTTTCGGTCTTTGAGAACAAGGGCGTCTATGCCGTGCTTTTAGGGTCCGGGATGTCCCGTTCGGCTGACATTCCAACGGGTTGGGAGATCACCATTGATTTGATACGCCGCGTGGCTGCTGCCCGGGATGTTCCGCCGCAGCCGGATTGGGCTCAGTGGTATCGCGACGAAGTGGGCGAAGAGCCGAACTATTCGAGGCTGCTTGAAGCGCTCGCCACGTCACCAGAGGAGCGGCGGTCAATCCTTCACAGTTACATCGAGCCAACTGCCGACGATCGAGAGCAGGGCAGGAAGTTGCCGACGGTAGCGCATCAGGCAATCGCAAAGCTGGTCGCGGCCGGCTACGTGCGAGTCATTCTCACCACAAATTTCGATCGGTTGATGGAGAACGCGCTTCGCGAGGCAGGCGTAGAACCAACGATTGTTTCGTCGGTGGACTCGATGAGCGGCGCAGAGCCGCTCACGCACAGTCAGTGCTATCTAGTGAAGCTGCACGGAGACTACAAGGACTCACGCATACTCAATACTGATCAGGAGCTTGAGGCCTACCCAAGGGAATATGACTTGCTCTTGGACCGCGTCTTTGACGAGCATGGGCTCATTGTCTGTGGCTGGTCTGGCGATTGGGACCACGCACTTCGTTCCGCGATGCTTCGTGCGCCGAGTAGGCGGTACAGTGTTTTCTGGGCAACCAGGGGGTCCATCAGCGAGAGCGCTACGCAATTGGTGGAACAACGTAGGGCGAGGACGTTTCAGATCATCGGCGCAGATGAGTTCTTTGTCAGCTTGCAAAGGTCAGTAGACACGCTTGAGCAAACTAGACGCAAACGCCCGGAAAGTCTGGAGCTCCTAGTCGCAAGCGCAAAGAAGTACCTTGCGAAACCTGAGTTTCGCATTTCACTTGATGACCTGGTTACAGGTGAGACAGAAAGTCTGCTTTCATCATCGGACGCGCCTGAGTTTGCACTTGAGCGACCTTGGGACGAGGCGTCGTTTCGCTTAACCGTTGGACGCTATGAAGGGCTGGTCGAGCCCTTCGCTCGGGTGGCTGGAGTCTTGGGCAGGTGGGGAGATGGAAGTGAACTTCCGATGATGCAAGAGGCTGTTCGAGCTTTGCACCACAGCGCGTACCAACAAAGGAATGGAGTGGTCGTATGGGCACAGCTTCGCGCGTATCCGGCAGTTCTGCTTATGACGGCCTACGGTATCGGACTAACAAGGGCCGAGCGCTGGCGTGCGTTGCACACGTTCATGACGACGACGCTGGCGTCGGATCGAGACGACGCGAAAAGCATCGTGTCAGAGCTCTTCTTGTGGGCGTGGGATTTGGGTCAAGACAAGGTCTTGTGGCAAAAGCTTGAAGGTCTAGAGAATCACAAGACTCCCTTGAGCGATCACCTCCTACAGGTAATGAACTCGTGGAAGTCAAGTTTTGTGGGCACGGTGCCCGATTTTGAACTCCTCTACGAACGGTTCGAAAGCCTAGCGTCGCTCGCGCACTTTGAGCGGAATAGTGAGGAGAGTTTGGAGGAGGCGGTAAAAGGCCAGGAACACTTGGCGTGGATGCCTGTCGGCCGCTCTGGATGGCACAGTCAGAACTGTCTAAAGCTCATTCGCGAGTTTGAATCGGAGCCGCGCGAATTAGAACTTGTGTCTTCGGGTTTCGCTTCCGGCAGCAGGCGCAAGCTGAAGCTTTACCTCATCAACCTACAAAGATTGGCATCCAGAATGAGGTGGTAG